Part of the Helicobacter bilis genome is shown below.
ACATTGACGAAGAAGCACGCAGAATTTACAAGAAGATTGTATGATCAAATGCCTGAACCAAAATGGGTTGTGTCTATGGGAAGCTGTGCAAATACTGGAGGCATGTTTAATACCTATGCTACAGTGCAGGGTGTAGATAGGATTATCCCTGTAGATATTTATCTGCCCGGTTGTGCGCCTAGACCAGAGACGCTGCAGTATGCTATGATGGTATTGCAGCAAAAGATTCGCTCTGAAAAGGCGATTAAAACTGAAGCACCAAAAAGGCTTGTGTAGAGAAGTTTATATAAGGTAGATTCTAGTCAAAGAATTAGGTATAGATTGGAATGAGAATCTAAAAAGGATTTGGAATGCAGGACATGTCATATAGGAATGCAAAAAGAGCGTGTTTATGTAAATATCCTTTATATAAATATAGAAAAACCTTGCATCGTATAGATTTTATAAGACAAATTGCATTTACAAGTTTTAATATGGCGTTTAGATTCTACAAGCAGTTAAGTAAAACTTTGTTTTATAGAGGATTTAGAATCTAGTAAAAACTCAAATCTAGGAAAGTTTGAATAAAGGAAGATAAGGATACAACATGATACGCAGAAAAGCACAAAAACAAGATGTCCAAAAAAAAGTCTATCATACAGATAGATTCTATCAGCCTATAACAACCCCAAAAATAGAGACTATAAACTCAAACTATAAAGAAGTTTTAGAATCCCTGCAAAAAGAAGTTAATATATTAAATAGCTATGTAGAGATTAATCAAGCAGTATTTTATGTCCCAAAAGAAGATGTTTGCAGGGCGTTAGAGATTCTAAAATCTATGAAATACAACATTATGTCTGAAATGAGTGCGATTGATAATCTTGCAAGTGATGGGACATTTGAGCTTTTCTATCAGCTTACTTCACATGAAAAATCACATAAAGACCGCCGTAGATTGCGTGTAAAATGTGCTTTAAAAGAAAATGAGGCTATGCCTAGTGTGAGTGGCATTTTTGCTTGTGCGAATTGGAGTGAGAGAGAATGCTATGATATGTTTGGTATAAAGTTTCTCAATCACCCATTTTTGAAGCGAATCCTTATGCCTATTGATTGGGTAGGCAATCCTTTATTAAAAACCTATCCATTAAAAGGCGATGAGTTTGCCTCATGGTATGAAGTCGATAAGATTTTTGGCAGAGAATATAGAGATGTTGTAGGACCAGAGCAAAGAGATAGTGCAAGGATTGATAGAAATGATAGTATCAATTTCTCACGCATAGGGAAAGAAGTGCCAAAGGGTGCAACGCCAAGCGATATGGTGCATGAGATAAGCTATCAAGAGACAAATAAACCACCGATTCTACAAAAGTTTCCAAACACACAACCAAAAGTGCGTGAAAAACGAGTATAGGGGTAGATATGGCACAATATTTTAATAAGCTGCAAACGCAATTTGAAAATGTTTTATTTGAGCAAGATGAAGGCAAAATGGTTGTAAATCTAGGTCCGCAGCATCCAAGCGCACACGGACAATTGCGACTGATTCTAGAGCTTGATGGAGAGATGGTAAAAAAGGCATATCCTGATATTGGTTACTTGCACAGAGGGATTGAAAAGTTGGCAGAAAATATGATTTATAATGAATTTATGCCAACAACAGATAGAATGGATTATACCGCTGCAAGTAGTAATAATCACGCCTTTGCCTATGGTGTAGAAACGCTTTTAGGGGTAGAAGTGCCAAGAAGGGCTAAGGTTATACGCACAATCATTTTAGAGCTTAATCGCATTATCTCACATTTTCTTTTTATGGCTACACATGCCCTTGATGTTGGAGCTATG
Proteins encoded:
- a CDS encoding NuoB/complex I 20 kDa subunit family protein; this translates as MATHEVGELSPRGMPVALGSVDKILNWGRSNSLWPLTYGLACCAIEMMATGGSRFDFDRFGIIFRASPRQSDVMIIAGTLTKKHAEFTRRLYDQMPEPKWVVSMGSCANTGGMFNTYATVQGVDRIIPVDIYLPGCAPRPETLQYAMMVLQQKIRSEKAIKTEAPKRLV
- a CDS encoding NADH-quinone oxidoreductase subunit C yields the protein MIRRKAQKQDVQKKVYHTDRFYQPITTPKIETINSNYKEVLESLQKEVNILNSYVEINQAVFYVPKEDVCRALEILKSMKYNIMSEMSAIDNLASDGTFELFYQLTSHEKSHKDRRRLRVKCALKENEAMPSVSGIFACANWSERECYDMFGIKFLNHPFLKRILMPIDWVGNPLLKTYPLKGDEFASWYEVDKIFGREYRDVVGPEQRDSARIDRNDSINFSRIGKEVPKGATPSDMVHEISYQETNKPPILQKFPNTQPKVREKRV